The DNA segment aattatcatttacgctaggtgtctgcagggtactgctgtaattactatgtacttttctttgaggactgtgtatttacatcctggggatttcttgtactaattaaggcttcaattgtcttgtaacttccattTTTGATCTTGAGCtgtaacaatgatgttggaggagagaactgttactatatgccttgtgttcattatggtgcccctgtattgtgcagcattggcaagtagggtgatgtgttttcctacctcaggcctttgtagttgcgtaagctggataagctccccctagtatggttttccataccactatgtcttcatggacacaggatgcgaggcaaagcactgcacttgagagttttatttttgaacctcaaggaaggcatgccctattgcatgtgggtttgatgtccacgtcccaccctacgaaaaaaggcatcggcttaggtgatattaggcccggagaaggcgccactctgggactgacattcactatttgccacttttgcacagtaggatagggcctctaccttcacctgtgttcataaaataaagaagggggagctgtggcgagccgcctcaccaccatgataagatggcgctggtttcctgaagtgctttctaggtaaacaagcccatatttggttaagctaactgttgcaaatgggagcacctatgaacataggccaagtggcaggagtagattggctattgcaagagtataaaagtgtatgaattcagctcaagagggagaagaagaaaaaccatggttttataatattaaggtcctgattaaactgctgaaggaagattcctgtgtcatgctttcttgcgggcgagggacatgACAGTActtcagtttgtttatttttgtttttctatctgtgcttttggtatcatatccAAAAATTCATTGCTAAGACTGATGtcaataaaaaatgttgggggctggggatatagctcagttggtagaatgcgtgcctcacaagcacaaggccctgggttcaaatccccagcactgcaaaaaaaaaaaaaaaaaatgttagtacAGATGTGGCATAACACGAACACTTATATATTGCTgttggaaatgtaaaatgatacagtGCCTGAAGACACAGTCTGGCATTTCTCCAAAGGCTAAACATGGAGTTACCATATGAACAAGAAAATTCACTCCTTGCTATACAtgcaacagaaaaggaaaatatatgatAATGCACAAACCAGTACATTAATATTCAGATTACCATAATTCACAATTAAAAACTGATTCTGAAgttaatatggaaaaataaatgactaaaataattgACATAATGCTAAAGAaaactaaatctttttttttttttaatacttaatgACTTCAGGACTGACAAAGAACTACAGGATATGCTACAGCCTTGTAGTTTGAAATATGAGACACATAGGTAAGGAACAGAATGGAGACCTCATTACAAACCAACAGAAAAATAGTTAACAACTGTATTTATAAAGGAGGAAGTCATAGACAGTGAGGAACCATTTACAATATACATACTtgtttacaaaatacaaaaagtggAAAACTCAATAATCAGCAAATAATGCAATTCAAAATGGACAAAACACTTGAACAGGCATTATACTGAAGAGGATaatcaaatggcaaataagcagGTGTCCTCTAAAAgttcaggtgtgagacaatgcaagaacattcagaggtgaaattattgggttatgagagccttgtcctaatcagtgaattaatcctttaaaggggattaactgagtgttgaCTGAAAGCAGGTAGGATGTTGTTGGAGTAGGCAGGTCaatgggggcatgtctttggggtatgcattttgtatctggcgagtggagtctttctctgcttcctgatcaccaggtGAGtcactttccttcaccacactgttccaccatgatgttctgtctcatctggAGCACCAGGGAATGAAACTGATCAtccctctgaaaccctgagcccatGAATAAActgtttcttctctaaaattgttcttgtcaagtcttttagtcacagcagcagaaaaactgactaaaatattgattatatgtttatatgtatagtatatataggtatatgtatatatatatgtacatatacataaatacacacaaatatcAATTGCTTGTAAGGAGGTGCCACATGAGGAACCCTCTCTACCAGCTGAGAGTCCATAGAAACAATTGCTCTAAGGAAACAATAAGCACACCTAGAGTCGTAATTTTTGTTCTCATACCATTCGCTAATGAAAGGAATTAGGGCTCCTTGGAAGATGCTGATCCTAGATGTGAGGAAAAATGTCTATCATATGAGCCTAGAACTGCTAAAGGATGTACTAAGACACACAGAAAACGACCCCAAGTGTACATTAATGGATATTTTTCAAAGGGATACAGAAGGTAATAAAAATATCTCCAGTGTCTGAACCTGGAGTAACtaaaatcacaaaattaataaAGTCATATTAATGTAAGCCACGGTATAAAAGGAAGACCCATGTGGccatattaattaaaatgagtgatggaaaaagtaaataaatagggcACAGACAAAAGTCCTGTGGAGAAGTGTGTCATAGATTTATATAGATATGTTGCCATCAAGGAATTGGTGCTCAATTCTTTGTACAGTGACTTCACTTATGAGCACAGTATATAAAGAAAGACAAACATACATTACAGTGGGGAAACCTGGAAACATCACTGTAGCCAAGTAGTCACTGTTGGCATCAAGAGTTACAAGTCATGATGACTGTATTTACTATTGATGAACATGATGAAATGGAAATTTACCTCTGTGGTGCTCATCCCCCAAACCAATATCCCTAGTATCATCATACAGAAATCACTGGAGAAATTCCAATTGAGGGGCTTTATTAGGAAATACATGGCCAATTCTCCTCAATATTtgcaaaattatataaaaaaacgCAATGTCTGAAAATGCTTCATGGCCAAAAGAGCCCATAGAGATGATGACTAAATACAATACTGTTTTTCAcataatatcagagaaaaaaaggatATTAAAACTATAGAAATGTGAATAAAGCATGGATTTCAATAATATGAACAAATTCATGTGTGATATAGCTGAACTCTTAGTATTAATTTCGCAACATTTTATAAATCCAAAAAAgtttctaaaacttttaaaattatttcaagataaaGACTTTGAGGTAAAGCTTTTCAGGAAGAAGCTAATAATTGGGAATTACCATTTTTCTACCTCCAAATGTACTACTTAGTTCAAATAAGGATTGTCAGTGCTTATTACCACCACTGAGAAAAACTTGGGGAAATGGAATTCACACAGTATCAATGTAGCATACAGGTTAGatatataatgttttattgaCTTAACCAAGTTATAGAACTTAGCATCACTAGTAACAGATGAAATGACATTAAAGTTCTCTTGTATTACAAGAAGAAAAACTTAGCATGCCTATCattgctgaaaatatttaacTTGAATTTAATCTtgagaaaacatcagaaaatacagataatgagatattttacGAGGCATctgaaatgtatatatatatgtattatatgtatgtatttatgcatGTATGATGTAGGTGTGGatataaattatgtatgtatatctaaCTTAATTTAAAGATATTCACAAATCAGTTTAAACAAATTCagtttaaatatattaatcattgctggtggagttgccaattggtgcagccactctggaaagcagtacagagattcctcagaaaacttggaatggacccaccttttgacccagttattccacttgtcagtttatacccaaaggacttaaaatcagcatactacagtgacatagtcatatcaatgtttatagcagctcaattcacaatagctaaattgtggaaccaacctagatgcccttcaagagatgaatggataaagaaactgtggtacctatacacaatggaatattattcaaccataaagaagattaatattatggtatttgcagataaatggatgcaactggagaatatcatgctaagtggaataagtcaattcaaaaaaaccaaaggccgaatgctttccctgataagtggatgctgatatataatgggggtgaggggtggaggttaagagaagaatggaggagctttagattatgtaaaaggaaatgagaaggaggaaggggtggggggacgaaatttggtggaatgagacagacatcatcaccctatgtacatgtaggattacaagaatggtatgaatctacatcatacataaccatagaaatgaaagatgcaccccatttgtgtacaatgaatcagaatgcagtctgtaaaaataaaaaaaagaaaattacttttattttattcacattttattgatCAGGTAGCACTCAAAACCAGAATTAATTCAAAGAACTTCTGGGCTTAAAGTGGTCAATCATTTATAGACAGAAATCATAAACAATGTGCAGAGAGAGATTAATTGGTTACGGCTCACAGTGTTTTGCCTTATTTTAATCTGTGGGCCACCCATGATTGACACAAATCAGGTTCTGTGATTGACTAAGACTCAGCTATTTGTTTTAAGAATACACTCCCAAGTTAGGCTTTTGTGTGATTTATGTAGTTAGTTAGATTGCAGTTTGTTACCTAAGAAAACAAGTGCAGAGGCACCCTTAGGctaaatttaattcaatttaacaGTATTATGAGTGCATGTCAGTATAATTACATGTGGCATTTGTAAGATATATACTTATTTGTGATTGATACTTGTGGCTACAAGCattatgtacacatattttaCACATGTATATGCACATTTTGAAGTAGATGAATATTATAAAAAGCGAATAATCACTTAATCCATTATTTAATTGGTTTAAAATGCAAACAAGTATTAGTTGCATTATTTTCTTAAGctttgaaattattcaaaataaatttttaggtAACAGTGATTGATCCACATGTCTCTTCAATCTCTGTCCACCTCACATCTTGGATTCTTAAAAATTTCCGTTTCACACTACTTTTGGTGTACATTATTTATAGTATGCCTTAATGGTTACCATTATGAATTCTGGAGCCAGATAACTAGGATTTAATTCCCAAGCTGTTCCATTTATTTCTGTGGACAAATTATGAACTCTCTGTCCCTCAAATGTTTTTTATTGTGGAGTTATTGAAAATTGAAATATAGTAATGAGAGTAAAAGACCTAATGTGCTAAATACTGACATAGAAACCACTGAAAAGTTCTTTGTAAGCTAAAACTGTAGGTGAAGATTAATTTTGGGCATTAAAGGACATATGTAAAACATAGGCAAGAGCCATGAAAGTAGACATGACTAAAGTACCAtttaatcatttgaaaataaagcaaactttCCCAAAAAAGCTTAAACAGTAAAGAAAGCTATTGGAAGAAATGACTATAAGGGTTTAGTCCAGATATTttgggtctgtttttttttttttttaaatcctttaactgttttcctttttttagtgCTGACCATATTTCTGGGCTGATACTCTTTTTGAtggcaaaattaaaaagggctgtgacATATTTCACAAGCATAGACCACGACGTTCAGAGAAAGTACATTgctttttaatctcttttaaagTAAAGGAAACTCATTTCCTagaaactttcagaaaaattatctattttgtcTTTTGGTTCCCAAATAATTTACATACTCTTCCACCTATAGATGTTAGAGATTCAGTGTTGGGATGGATTAGGGGTGGATGATGCAGAAATACCCAACAAAAATCATGGTTTTACTAAAAAGGGAATACCATGACGTAGTTGATGCAAAAAGAGGCGagtggttcattttattttccaatagTAGCAATTTGTAATCTGCTGTTCTTCGAAatgttgtatatatgtgtgtccTGTCCTTTCTGAGATTTTACTCAAGTTCCACTCTCCTCACTTAATGTGTGAATTACCTGAGTAAGTTTCATTCCAGTTTATCGCCAATTTCCAGATCAGTTTTCTGAAAAAGTAAATCATATTACTCTGATGTCAGGAAGACAGGAATGtgtgaaaattcaaatttctttggGTAACAGTTAAGGTTCTTAAATATCTGATCCACATCCACCCTTATCACCCACACTAAGAACTCTCCAACACTTTGCCACTTTGATGGCCCTGTTCCACTGTTTACTCCTCTGCCAATTCCCAGTGACACATTCATCTCCTTAAAAATTGGTTCTGGTCATACTAATTTCTGTTTTGCTCAAATGGTCAGcatatttttcccctttaaatgTAGTTTACTTCTGATGTTATTTAATAACTAAATACCTCCAGTAATATAATGTCCATTTTCTGAACCCCCAAACATGTAAAAGAAAAGGCAATATTGGTTCAAAGTCCAGATCCCTGTGATGAGCTTGAGCGAGTTACCCAGTGTATCAATACATAAGGCTCTCATTGAAAACAGGAGTAACACAGTAGACCTAATTAGTTCATAGGAAATACACATGAAATATCTCAGGTTCTACAGTTAGTAcattttagtaaattatttttcttggtatttgTACTTTTAATTGGTGAGTACATATTTTTGTTTAGAGAATTAAGGCTTCATTACTTTTCTGCCAAATTAATGCTTGAATAACATTTCCATCTTTTATTAATGCTATGAACATATCAATGTTTTTCATTGGAATCAGTTCATGTTGTGGTACTCCAAATAAACATCAAAACAGGTAAGGACATCAGGAAGAAAAAACATGATTTAATTGATATATTCACTAACTACATTGCTGTATATGATGGAAAATAAactacattaaatatttatatgcatagGAATTTCATTATATTTAGTATTGTTTTAAATTACAGATTGATAAAtcactgtatgtgtgtgtctgtgtgtgtgtactatATTTCAGAGAATTTGATAGTAAAAATGACTGACAATGAATTGTGAAAATATTCTTGGTTGGGTAACAAATAGTCTTCATGAATACAATCTCAGGAAAGAACCAAATTCAAgtgaaaaatcaaatttaaacacAGTTTACGTCACACAGATGGATTTGTTAGTGGAAAGATTAACACTTGTGAACTAGAATAAGCCTGTAATTGTAAGATTTTGTTTTGTAACTCAAGGACTTTGCCAACAGTATTGGATGGAGgatatttatattgatttttattattagaattcACTGGATTATTTGAAAATTGTGACTAATTAACCTTTTGACACTGATAAATATTTAGCCCACTCTTGATGGATATCACTATCTTAGATTTTGAACTATGTTTTAGGATTTCTCTCATTTCCACTTTCCCAGTATTTGTAGGATTAGAAAAAGTATTATCAGGTTGAAATCAATTTTCCAAGGGAGATGATACTTGTTTTGGAATGTTACAAAATTGTCTCTTCTTGATAATTCTTTTTATAACATTTGTTACTTCCTTATTTCTTAGActataaataaaagggtttaataAAGGAATGACAAGAGTATAAAAAATAGCCACAGGTATATCTTTATCGCCTTCATTAACTGAACTTGGTTGAGCATACATGAAGAGCAGAGAACCGTAGAATATTGACACAGAGAGGAAATGAGATGCACAAGTAGATAGAGCTTTGCCCCTTCCCTTTTTGGATTTCATTGTGAATATAGtgaaaagaatatagaaataagAGATTAAGACAATAGTAATAGTAAAGACTTGAATTGACCCTGCCAAGATGAGTAAAATCAATTCATTGATATAAGGATCAACACAGGAGAGTCTGTATAATGGAAGGACAtcacaaaagaaatgattgaTTTGATGAGACCCACAGAAAGTTAACCTCAACAAAAGTCCTATTTCAACTATGGGATGCAGGACTCCACCTATGTAGGCTCCTGTGGTCATCTGAATGCAGAGTTCCATTGACATCATAGTATGGTACTGCAGTGGTCTGCATATGGCCACATACCGGTCATAAGCCATTGATGCCAGAAGAAAGCAGTCTGTAGTCTCAGCAAGGCAGAGAAAATAGAACTGTGCCATGCACTCATAGAGGGAAATCCTTCTATCTTCAGAAAAGAAGTTTTCTAACATCTTGGGAGTGATGGCACAGGAACAGCAGGAGTCCATGAGAGCCAGGTTGCCCAGGAACACGTACATCGGTGTATGAAGAGGGCGCTCCATGTAAATCAAGGCCACCAACCCTAGATTCCCCACCATGGTGACCAGATAGATGGCAGAGAACATCACAAACAGAAGGATCTTCAGGTTTTGGTCATCTGTAAATCCCATGAGGATAAATTCAGTTGTTAATGAGTGGTTGTCCTCCATCAGCTCTAACTTGTCTGTTGAAATAGGAATTGTTGAGATATAAGATTCTAATTGAAAGCATATAATTTCCCATTGTGTTTCTTTTTACAACAGAAGAGTTCTTCAAGCAACTCTTGCTGTCTATAAATTACAATTATATTTACTTCTAGAGGTTATTGTTCTCTGAAATTTTCAGTATCTCTGACCTCAAGCTGTGACTCTCCACATTCACAAGGATGTTGTGATAGGCACAGGGAGGATACTAGAAGTGGAAATGTTTTATCTTCATGTATTTCTGCAATGATAGCATAAACTTTGGGTACCAATATTTGATCATTGTTCCAAAGTAATTTTTGTGTCACAGGTTTTGAGAcctctaaaataaatttaaaatcatttttcctataatatgtatatttatttgtacTAAGAAGAAATTTATGTTATCCTAAAGGatggaatgtttttaaaaagcatattacaGATATGTTAACATTATATATTAGAGATTATGCAAAGATCACTAAGGACTAAGGAAGGCAGTATTCACCTCATAGGAAATTACCTTAGAAAGCTAAAGAGGTAATTGTCCACAGCATATCAATTGTCATCCCCTTCAGATTATTACAACTGTTTTCATGAACACTGACTCTATTTCATTAACCTGATTGATTTTTCCTCATTTAAAtccttcctatttttttgtaAAGCGTATTTAATACTCAATACAACTCCATGAGATTTTAAGCAAATGTCCCAGTATAactcaatttcattttctgaattcAGAGAATATTTTCTATATCCCATACAATATATAACTTTTCATATGTGACTTACATTGctcttttctttcacatgtaTCTGAGCAATTTTCTATTATAAGAATTTTGAGGTTAGATGTTACATTCTTCTCTGCAAGAAGCCCATAACATGTTAAGGAATGAAGGCACAATTAATTCCAAACCTGTCTCTACCCTCTGCCCTGGAATGGGTGACCTTGTTTCCAGGATCCTCCTAATGAGCCTTAGTGACCTCTTGGACTCTGCATATTGAGAACTGTTAACTGTGAAgaaaagtttacaaggaaaatttttaaacGATAAGGTAAAGAATCTTACATATCTTTTCTactcttttctgtttcctcagaAAATTATATAAGATTCTCTAATGTACTATATTAGATAGAAAGCTAATAAAAGCAGAGTcactttaatacatattttttaaaatacttattaaaagaGAAATCTTTTAAATCCTAATAGGtgtttttaattcatattttagtttgcttttaaaattatttagtcttAGTACCTAGTGATCCATTGGGAtatataaatgacaaataaaatcataaattctATGGTTACAATGGTTTGTATATCTATGatgaaaacatcaaaattaaCATTGTAGAAATTTACTTGctcaaaaagtttaaatataagcCATACagtcagttaaaataaaaataactttcagtatacatgcctttatttttcaaaaaattttttggaTCTCACctctatattttgaaattatatcttGTAATCAGGAAGTCAGATGAACAATATTTTTCTATTGCACCTCATACTAGTTCCCACTACCAATTTTGCTAAAAGCCCAGGATTCAGTACCATCCCCACCCGCAAATTCTCTCCACATTTTTCCCCGATTGGTTGATACCAAGGCAAAGCATCCTTTTCATGGTTAGATAGGATCAGCTGCTTAAATGAGTTCATGTCAGTGTTGTATTTATGATTTTACAATAAAACaacttttaggaaataaaataaagtgagataaaaggggataaaattcagaattcatgaaaaattataaatcattcagggaagtaaatatttatggttgctaatattaaaagtaaaaattagttCAAATATTTATCTTACCTAGATTTCATTGAGAAGAGTTTGCTTCATGGTTGAAGGCCTCAGAatttaggaatatatatatatgtgtgtgtgtgtgtgtgtgtgtgtgtgtgtgtgtatgtgtgtacatccTTGA comes from the Sciurus carolinensis chromosome 9, mSciCar1.2, whole genome shotgun sequence genome and includes:
- the LOC124993690 gene encoding olfactory receptor 5K3-like; its protein translation is MPVLDHRVVPFGVSDTTTANSLAGLRPGKPVVPFGVSGQGDQRKQELTLTKKLGPTCSSLLAVLSYSKTVSEDGKAMTNGGWYRRGSHAPGGKQGGLPPVQLQHKLELMEDNHSLTTEFILMGFTDDQNLKILLFVMFSAIYLVTMVGNLGLVALIYMERPLHTPMYVFLGNLALMDSCCSCAITPKMLENFFSEDRRISLYECMAQFYFLCLAETTDCFLLASMAYDRYVAICRPLQYHTMMSMELCIQMTTGAYIGGVLHPIVEIGLLLRLTFCGSHQINHFFCDVLPLYRLSCVDPYINELILLILAGSIQVFTITIVLISYFYILFTIFTMKSKKGRGKALSTCASHFLSVSIFYGSLLFMYAQPSSVNEGDKDIPVAIFYTLVIPLLNPFIYSLRNKEVTNVIKRIIKKRQFCNIPKQVSSPLEN